The Limanda limanda chromosome 20, fLimLim1.1, whole genome shotgun sequence genome has a segment encoding these proteins:
- the gdap1 gene encoding ganglioside-induced differentiation-associated protein 1, producing the protein MASESGSVAQDEKTALIEAESGQDAVQQQEGETSEKQHESKLTLYHWTQSFNSQKVRLAIAEKGLHCQEYDVSLPLSEHNEPWFMRLNPTGEVPVLVHDDNVICDPTQIVDYLEQNFNDEGTPKLVPEEGSTYYHRVQHYRELLDSLQMDAYTHGCILHPEITVDSHIPAYAASRIRTQIGNTQSELKKLAEQNPELKDAYVAKQRRIKSKLFDHDNMKYLKKLLDELEGVMDQVETELQRREEETPEEGTQSWLCGDFFSMADISLAVTLHRLKFLGLSRRYWGNSNRVNLETYYERVVERPAFGRVLGHVNNILISAVLPVAFRVAKKNAPVIVGTTLLIGLLGGATYLAFLYMKKRLTTFS; encoded by the exons ATGGCGTCTGAAAGCGGCTCTGTAGCCCAGGATGAGAAAACAGCTCTGATAGAAGCAGAGTCTGGACAAGATGCTgttcagcagcaggaaggagaaaCGTCTGAGAAGCAACATGAGTCCAAGTTGACGCTTTATCACTGGACTCAGTCTTTTAATTCTCAGAAG GTGCGTCTGGCCATAGCAGAGAAAGGTTTGCACTGTCAGGAGTACGACGTGAGTCTGCCGCTCAGCGAGCACAACGAGCCCTGGTTCATGCGTCTGAATCCAACGGGTGAGGTTCCCGTCTTAGTCCACGACGACAACGTCATCTGTGACCCGACACAGATCGTGGACTATCTGGAGCAGAACTTCAATGATG AGGGCACACCCAAGCTTGTACCTGAAGAGGGCAGCACATACTATCACAGGGTGCAGCACTACCGAGAGCTGCTGGACTCACTGCAGATGGATGCCTACACCCATGGCTGCATCCTCCACCCTGAGATCACAGTGGACTCACACATACCAGCCTATGCTGCCTCGCGCATCCGAA CACAGATTGGAAACACACAGTCGGAGCTGAAAAAACTGGCCGAGCAGAATCCAGAGCTGAAAGATGCTTATGTTGCAAAACAGAGGCGCATAAAA TCTAAGTTGTTTGACCACGACAACATGAAGTATCTGAAGAAGCTTCTGGATGAACTGGAGGGTGTGATGGAccaggtggagacagagcttcagaggagagaggaagaaacaccAG AGGAAGGAACTCAGTCCTGGCTGTGTGGCGACTTCTTCAGCATGGCCGACATCTCTCTGGCAGTAACCTTACACCGCCTCAAGTTCCTCGGCCTCTCCCGTCGCTACTGGGGCAACAGTAACCGTGTCAACCTGGAAACGTACTATGAGCGTGTGGTGGAGCGGCCGGCCTTCGGGAGGGTTTTGGGCCACGTCAACAACATCCTGATATCTGCAGTCCTGCCGGTGGCGTTTCGTGTGGCCAAGAAGAACGCGCCGGTAATTGTGGGTACCACTTTGCTGATTGGCCTCCTGGGCGGAGCTACATACTTGGCCTTCCTGTACATGAAGAAGAGGCTCACTACCTTTAGCTGA